The Myxococcota bacterium genome has a segment encoding these proteins:
- the lon gene encoding endopeptidase La has translation MHTDAPADELAPALPDEVPVLPLREFVAFPYMVLPLFAARERSIAAVDDALAGHRTVLLVAQRDASQNDPDPDDLYRVGTLGVVLRAMHLADGRVKVLVQCQRKARIDSFIPREGCDWVRATPLAHDEEEGWSVEGEAIVRAVRARVEELLPIKNLPPEVMAVAAHVDRPGRLADLVASHLRLRVAEAQEILETNDALARLRRVDAVLRRELEVTSAQAELQAQPVTRAKPTSDDQREAFLREQLRAIQQELGESDPRSEEVEEYRGKIDDAALPPDAHEEAMRQLRRMERMHPDGPEAQVVRNYLDWLVDLPWDLESTDVLDLEHARAVLDADHAHLEGVKDRILEFLGVRKLRQDSRGPILCFAGPPGVGKTSLGRSIARAMGREFVRISLGGVRDEAEIRGHRRTYVGAMPGRIVQALKQAGTNNPVFMLDEIDKLGADFRGDPSAALLEVLDPEQNSDFSDHFLSVPFDLSKVLFIATANMLDPIPAPLRDRMEVIQLSGYTPEEKIDIASRFLVPRQIEEHGLASTDVEFSRTAVASLATEYTREAGVRNLDRKVAAVCRKLARRIAEGGDARVTVDKRALRRLLGPPTAGEQGRAGDAEVGVATGLAWTEAGGDVLQIEAALTRGEGLVLTGQLGDVMKESGRAALSYARSVLAEIDADESLLSRREVHVHVPAGAVPKDGPSAGVTIATAMLSLATGIPVRGDVAMTGEITLRGRVLPVGGVREKALAALRSGIRRVILPKANLQDVAEIPRELKRKLTFVPVSTMRDVLDAALETPLPWRAPKRSAKARAGGVAPATARGRR, from the coding sequence ATGCACACGGACGCCCCCGCCGACGAGCTCGCGCCCGCGCTTCCCGACGAGGTTCCCGTCCTCCCGCTGCGCGAGTTCGTCGCCTTCCCGTACATGGTCCTCCCGCTCTTCGCCGCGCGCGAGCGCTCGATCGCGGCCGTCGACGACGCGCTCGCCGGCCATCGCACGGTGCTGCTCGTGGCGCAGCGCGACGCGTCGCAGAACGACCCCGACCCGGACGACCTCTACCGCGTCGGCACGCTCGGCGTCGTGCTGCGCGCGATGCACCTGGCCGACGGCCGCGTGAAGGTGCTCGTGCAGTGCCAGCGAAAGGCGCGGATCGACTCGTTCATCCCGCGCGAGGGCTGCGACTGGGTGCGCGCGACGCCCCTCGCGCACGACGAGGAGGAAGGCTGGTCGGTCGAGGGCGAGGCCATCGTGCGCGCGGTGCGCGCGCGCGTCGAGGAGCTCCTCCCGATCAAGAACCTCCCGCCCGAGGTGATGGCGGTCGCCGCGCACGTCGATCGGCCCGGGCGCCTCGCCGACCTCGTCGCCTCGCACCTCCGGCTGCGCGTCGCGGAGGCGCAGGAGATCCTCGAGACGAACGACGCGCTCGCGCGGCTGCGGCGCGTCGACGCCGTGCTGCGGCGCGAGCTCGAGGTCACGTCCGCGCAGGCCGAGCTGCAGGCGCAGCCGGTGACTCGCGCGAAGCCGACGAGCGACGACCAGCGCGAGGCGTTCCTGCGCGAGCAGCTGCGCGCCATCCAGCAGGAGCTCGGCGAGAGCGACCCGCGCAGCGAGGAGGTCGAGGAGTATCGCGGCAAGATCGACGACGCCGCGCTCCCGCCGGACGCGCACGAGGAGGCCATGCGCCAGCTTCGGCGCATGGAGCGGATGCATCCCGACGGTCCCGAGGCGCAGGTCGTGCGCAACTATCTCGACTGGCTCGTCGACCTGCCCTGGGACCTCGAGTCGACCGACGTGCTCGACCTCGAGCACGCGCGCGCGGTGCTCGACGCGGACCACGCGCACCTCGAGGGCGTGAAGGATCGCATCCTCGAGTTCCTCGGCGTCCGCAAGCTCCGCCAGGACTCGCGCGGCCCGATCCTCTGCTTCGCCGGCCCGCCCGGCGTCGGCAAGACCTCGCTCGGCCGCTCGATCGCGCGCGCGATGGGGCGAGAGTTCGTGCGCATCTCGCTCGGCGGCGTGCGCGACGAGGCCGAGATCCGCGGGCACCGCCGCACCTACGTCGGCGCGATGCCGGGACGCATCGTGCAGGCGCTCAAGCAGGCGGGAACCAACAACCCCGTCTTCATGCTCGACGAGATCGACAAGCTCGGGGCCGACTTCCGCGGCGATCCGTCGGCCGCGCTGCTCGAGGTGCTCGACCCGGAGCAGAACTCCGACTTCAGCGACCACTTCCTGTCCGTGCCGTTCGACCTCTCGAAGGTGCTCTTCATCGCCACGGCGAACATGCTCGACCCGATCCCCGCGCCGCTGCGCGACCGGATGGAGGTCATCCAGCTGTCCGGCTACACGCCGGAGGAGAAGATCGACATCGCGTCGCGCTTCCTCGTGCCGCGCCAGATCGAGGAGCACGGCCTCGCGTCGACCGACGTCGAGTTCTCGCGGACGGCGGTGGCCTCGCTCGCGACCGAGTACACGCGCGAGGCGGGCGTCCGGAACCTCGACCGCAAGGTCGCCGCGGTCTGCCGCAAGCTCGCGCGGCGGATCGCCGAGGGGGGCGACGCGCGCGTCACGGTCGACAAGCGCGCGCTGCGCCGGCTGCTGGGCCCGCCGACCGCCGGCGAGCAGGGCCGCGCGGGCGACGCCGAGGTCGGCGTCGCGACGGGCCTCGCGTGGACCGAGGCCGGCGGCGACGTGCTGCAGATCGAGGCCGCGCTGACGCGCGGCGAGGGGCTCGTGCTCACCGGCCAGCTCGGCGACGTCATGAAGGAGTCCGGCCGCGCGGCTCTCTCGTACGCGCGCTCGGTGCTCGCGGAGATCGACGCCGACGAGTCGCTGCTGTCGCGCCGCGAGGTGCACGTCCACGTCCCGGCCGGCGCGGTGCCGAAGGACGGCCCGTCGGCGGGCGTCACGATCGCGACCGCGATGCTCTCGCTCGCGACCGGCATCCCCGTGCGCGGCGACGTCGCGATGACGGGCGAGATCACGCTGCGCGGCCGCGTCCTGCCCGTGGGCGGCGTGCGCGAGAAGGCGCTCGCGGCCCTCCGCAGCGGCATTCGCCGCGTGATCCTCCCGAAGGCCAATCTGCAGGACGTCGCGGAGATCCCGCGCGAGCTCAAGCGCAAGCTGACGTTCGTGCCGGTGTCGACGATGCGCGACGTGCTCGACGCCGCGCTCGAGACTCCGCTCCCGTGGCGCGCGCCGAAGCGGAGTGCGAAGGCGCGCGCGGGCGGCGTCGCGCCCGCGACGGCGCGGGGGCGCCGCTAG
- the thiL gene encoding thiamine-phosphate kinase encodes MPPASGRARSPRTLGDLGEFPWIARLRRQLRPRAGASAAVSLGIGDDAAIVRLRAGEELAVSTDAAVEGVHFDFETDAAVAVGRRALAAALSDLAAMGARPLACTLSLAAPPSLALRRLDAAMRGFADEAAKRGAPLVGGNLARARETSLHATVLGAVARGGALRRDAARAGDALFVTGTLGAAAIARRRAQSSGKPGRRVPPCRLAAGRALARLAATGARIACVDLSDGLASDLPHLLGSIGGPPALGAEVELAALPRSRGHDATCRALGLDPALALCAGGEDYELLFTVDPRHADAGRLARRLGVSVAEIGRLTARRGVRGLPPGASGWRHF; translated from the coding sequence ATGCCTCCGGCCTCCGGGCGAGCGCGCTCGCCCCGCACACTCGGCGACCTCGGCGAGTTCCCGTGGATCGCGCGGCTGCGCCGCCAGCTCCGGCCGCGCGCGGGAGCTTCCGCCGCGGTCTCCCTCGGCATCGGTGACGACGCGGCGATCGTGCGCCTGCGCGCCGGCGAGGAGCTCGCCGTCTCGACCGACGCCGCCGTCGAGGGCGTCCACTTCGATTTCGAGACCGACGCGGCCGTCGCGGTCGGTCGCCGCGCGCTCGCGGCCGCACTCTCCGACCTCGCGGCGATGGGAGCGCGGCCGCTGGCGTGCACGCTCTCGCTCGCCGCGCCTCCGTCGCTCGCGCTGCGGCGCCTCGACGCGGCGATGCGCGGGTTCGCCGACGAGGCCGCGAAGCGCGGGGCGCCGCTCGTCGGCGGCAACCTCGCGCGCGCCCGCGAGACCTCCCTGCACGCGACGGTGCTCGGCGCCGTCGCCCGCGGCGGCGCGCTCCGACGCGACGCGGCCCGCGCCGGAGACGCGCTCTTCGTCACCGGAACGTTAGGCGCGGCCGCGATCGCGCGTCGCCGCGCGCAGTCGAGCGGGAAGCCGGGGCGCCGCGTGCCGCCGTGCCGGCTCGCCGCCGGCCGCGCGCTCGCGCGCCTGGCTGCCACGGGCGCCCGCATCGCGTGCGTCGACCTCTCCGACGGCCTGGCGTCCGACCTGCCCCACCTGCTCGGGTCGATCGGCGGGCCGCCCGCCCTCGGCGCCGAGGTCGAGCTCGCCGCGCTCCCGCGCTCGCGCGGCCACGACGCGACGTGCCGCGCACTCGGCCTCGACCCGGCTCTCGCGCTGTGCGCGGGCGGCGAGGACTACGAGCTGCTGTTCACCGTCGATCCGCGGCACGCCGACGCCGGCCGTCTCGCGCGACGGCTCGGCGTCTCGGTGGCGGAGATCGGGCGCCTCACGGCGCGGCGCGGCGTCCGGGGCCTCCCGCCCGGCGCGAGCGGATGGCGCCACTTCTGA
- a CDS encoding penicillin-binding protein activator has product MTRSTTTKPAAPRALALGALVLVVAACQLPRGTRPATEEERLAYGEALAPLPQDPTTARDRLEAFVTAHGDGALADDAGEKLAAIELGEGRTAEAVRWLVWVVEQHPQGDRAEAARLSLATLARSRGDVAEAQRWLADARFSRMDASQRVVGYRMLADLESRPAEKLRWLGELYAAQTSVDGRKRVDAELDPLVAQLSVDEMATLASSLGKRVPAARLRLRIAERALDAADVDRAERELARVDSLERTERDDALRAEVARRASLRERIATAGVLPTFREVASLPAPRTDGAEGTIGVVLPLTGAFARYGEESLRGVLLAAGVFDDIESARAAADEAGEGEVRPPRGESWRARRASRVRVVVRDSAGQPDRAARAVHELAADPSVAAIVGPLLAAEADAAAAAAQAESIPLLALTSRADVSAGRDFVFRLRTTPADEVRFLVDYAVDELDARRFAVLYPDDTYGRGMRSYFWDAVEARGGYVVAASSYDPSSTDFAEPIRRMIGFTLLTPAEQAAVRDRDAALDRLRRLPREEAGRARRELLRTTGPEGEALPPIVDFDALFIPDTSEKIVMIAPQLAFHDVTGVRLLGTSAWVDPKLVSLGREHVRNAVMASLFHAESSYTFVSDFVDGYSAHFGAVPDVFAASAFDAANLVLVQLAAGHTSRDAVRDGVGSVHGYPGASGITTFLHDGNARKRPFLLGVDGRRIVPLD; this is encoded by the coding sequence ATGACGCGATCGACGACGACGAAACCCGCTGCGCCGCGCGCGTTGGCGCTCGGCGCGCTGGTGCTCGTCGTCGCCGCGTGCCAGCTCCCGCGCGGCACGCGCCCCGCCACCGAGGAGGAGCGGCTCGCCTACGGCGAGGCCCTCGCTCCGCTCCCGCAGGATCCGACGACCGCGCGCGACCGGCTCGAGGCCTTCGTCACGGCCCACGGCGACGGGGCGCTCGCCGACGACGCGGGCGAGAAGCTCGCTGCGATCGAGCTCGGCGAGGGCCGCACGGCCGAGGCCGTGCGCTGGCTCGTCTGGGTGGTCGAGCAGCATCCGCAGGGCGACCGCGCGGAGGCCGCGCGCCTCTCGCTCGCGACGCTCGCGCGCTCGCGCGGCGACGTCGCCGAGGCGCAGCGATGGCTCGCCGACGCCCGCTTCTCGCGCATGGACGCGTCGCAGCGCGTGGTCGGCTACCGCATGCTCGCCGATCTCGAGTCGCGCCCCGCCGAGAAGCTCCGCTGGCTCGGCGAGCTCTACGCGGCGCAGACGAGCGTGGACGGGCGCAAGCGCGTCGACGCCGAGCTCGACCCGCTCGTCGCGCAGCTCTCGGTCGACGAGATGGCGACGCTCGCGAGCTCGCTCGGCAAGCGCGTTCCCGCGGCGCGGCTCCGCCTGCGCATCGCCGAGCGCGCGCTCGACGCGGCCGACGTCGACCGCGCGGAGCGCGAGCTCGCGCGCGTCGATTCCCTCGAACGCACCGAGCGCGACGACGCGCTGCGCGCCGAGGTCGCGCGGCGCGCCTCGCTGCGCGAGCGGATCGCGACGGCGGGTGTGCTGCCGACCTTCCGGGAAGTCGCCTCGCTGCCCGCGCCGCGCACCGACGGCGCCGAGGGGACGATCGGCGTCGTCCTTCCGCTCACCGGAGCGTTCGCGCGCTACGGCGAGGAGAGCCTGCGCGGCGTGCTGCTCGCGGCGGGCGTCTTCGACGACATCGAATCGGCCCGCGCCGCGGCCGACGAGGCGGGCGAGGGCGAGGTCCGACCGCCGCGCGGCGAATCGTGGCGAGCCCGGCGTGCGAGCCGCGTGCGCGTCGTCGTGCGCGACTCGGCGGGCCAGCCCGATCGCGCGGCCCGCGCCGTCCACGAGCTCGCGGCCGACCCCTCGGTCGCCGCGATCGTCGGGCCGCTCCTCGCGGCCGAAGCCGACGCGGCGGCCGCCGCCGCCCAGGCGGAGAGCATCCCGCTCCTCGCGCTGACCTCGCGCGCGGACGTGTCGGCCGGACGCGACTTCGTGTTCCGCCTGCGCACGACGCCCGCCGACGAGGTGCGCTTCCTCGTCGACTACGCGGTCGACGAGCTCGACGCGCGGCGGTTCGCCGTCCTCTATCCCGACGACACGTACGGGCGCGGCATGCGCAGCTACTTCTGGGACGCCGTCGAGGCGCGCGGCGGGTACGTCGTGGCGGCCTCGAGCTACGACCCGTCGTCGACCGACTTCGCGGAGCCGATCCGCCGCATGATCGGCTTCACGCTGCTCACGCCGGCGGAGCAGGCCGCCGTGCGCGATCGCGACGCGGCGCTCGACCGCCTGCGCCGCCTGCCGCGCGAGGAAGCGGGGAGGGCGCGTCGCGAGCTGCTCCGCACGACGGGGCCCGAAGGCGAGGCGCTGCCGCCGATCGTCGACTTCGACGCGCTGTTCATTCCCGACACGAGCGAGAAGATCGTGATGATCGCGCCGCAGCTCGCCTTCCACGACGTGACGGGCGTGCGCCTCCTCGGCACCTCCGCGTGGGTCGACCCGAAGCTCGTCTCCCTCGGGCGCGAGCACGTGCGCAACGCCGTGATGGCCTCGCTCTTCCACGCCGAGAGCAGCTACACGTTCGTCTCCGACTTCGTCGACGGATACTCCGCGCACTTCGGCGCCGTCCCCGACGTGTTCGCGGCGAGCGCCTTCGACGCGGCGAATCTCGTCCTCGTGCAGCTCGCCGCCGGACACACGAGTCGCGACGCGGTGCGCGACGGCGTCGGAAGCGTGCACGGCTACCCCGGTGCGTCGGGGATCACGACGTTCCTGCACGACGGCAACGCGCGGAAGCGGCCCTTCCTGCTCGGCGTCGACGGACGTCGCATCGTCCCGCTCGACTGA